From Cellulomonas chengniuliangii, the proteins below share one genomic window:
- the trpS gene encoding tryptophan--tRNA ligase: MAPAPQRPRIFSGMQPTSDSLHLGNYLGALTQWVALQESYDALYCVVDLHALTVGPDPAVLRERTRRTAAQYLAAGVDPARSILFVQSHVAAHSELAWLLSCQTGFGEASRMTQFKDKSTRYGQEGTTVGLFTYPVLMAADILLYDTALVPVGEDQRQHLELTRDLAQRLNARFGAGTAVVPEAHIVKATAKIYDLQEPTAKMSKSAASPNGIIELLDDPKVVAKRIRSAVTDAEREIRYDPEAKPGIANLLTIYSALTGRDVLAIEAEYQGKGYGDLKKDLADVVVDFLTPFQERVHGYLADPASLDDVLADGAERAQELASGMLDRVYDRMGLLPRRGRA, encoded by the coding sequence ATGGCACCCGCGCCTCAGCGTCCGCGCATCTTCTCCGGGATGCAGCCCACCTCGGACTCGCTCCACCTCGGCAACTACCTGGGCGCGCTCACGCAGTGGGTGGCCCTCCAGGAGTCCTACGACGCGCTGTACTGCGTGGTCGACCTGCACGCGCTGACCGTTGGCCCCGACCCGGCGGTGCTGCGCGAGCGGACCCGTCGCACAGCCGCCCAGTACCTCGCCGCGGGCGTCGACCCGGCGCGATCGATCCTGTTCGTGCAGTCGCACGTGGCGGCGCACTCCGAGCTCGCGTGGCTGCTGTCCTGCCAGACGGGGTTCGGCGAGGCGAGCCGCATGACGCAGTTCAAGGACAAGTCCACGCGGTACGGCCAGGAGGGCACGACCGTCGGGCTGTTCACGTACCCCGTCCTCATGGCCGCGGACATCCTGCTGTACGACACCGCGCTCGTCCCGGTGGGCGAGGACCAGCGCCAGCACCTGGAGCTCACCCGCGACCTGGCCCAGCGTCTCAACGCCCGGTTCGGGGCGGGGACCGCTGTGGTTCCGGAGGCGCACATCGTCAAGGCGACCGCCAAGATCTACGACCTGCAAGAGCCCACCGCGAAGATGAGCAAGTCGGCCGCCAGCCCGAACGGCATCATCGAGCTGCTCGACGACCCGAAGGTGGTGGCGAAGCGCATCCGCTCGGCCGTCACCGACGCCGAGCGCGAGATCCGGTACGACCCCGAGGCCAAGCCGGGCATCGCGAACCTGCTGACCATCTACTCCGCGCTGACCGGCCGCGACGTGCTCGCCATCGAGGCGGAGTACCAGGGCAAGGGCTATGGCGACCTCAAGAAGGACCTGGCGGACGTCGTGGTGGACTTCCTCACGCCGTTCCAGGAGCGGGTGCACGGCTACCTCGCCGACCCGGCGTCGCTGGACGACGTCCTGGCCGACGGGGCCGAACGGGCGCAGGAGCTAGCGTCGGGCATGCTCGACCGGGTCTACGACCGGATGGGCCTGCTGCCGCGGCGAGGCCGGGCATGA
- a CDS encoding S1C family serine protease — translation MTNPERPFPSGSPGQEQPPFGPPQANPFAAPTQAPNPFAAPSYGPAHGGQLYGAPVGAPAQALGDPWPGDGWGSPPPVATAPPAGPTAPGRKGLPLGWVVLLVVLALVAGSVGGVVSSRVLDDGRLAEAGLPVAVGAGAGDRAPDSVAGIAAAVLPSVVSIQVSGPNGTATGSGFVLRQDGYVLTNHHVVADATAAGATTVVLFGDGTEESATVVGQTADYDLAVLKVERTGLAPLALGDSDLAVVGDPVIAVGAPLGLEGTVTTGIVSALNRPVSAGGADSDTAFINAIQTDAAINPGNSGGPLVNAAGEVIGVNSAIAQPPGSFGGASGSIGLGFAIPSNQARRTAEQLIETGRATYPIIGVLLDQRYAGEGVQVATEMQGGSAPVTPRGPADAAGIREGDVILAIDGRPVTDPDELIVAIRAKTPGDTVVLRVRTGTDERDVRVVLDESSGS, via the coding sequence ATGACGAATCCCGAGCGCCCATTCCCGTCTGGCAGTCCTGGCCAGGAGCAGCCGCCCTTCGGCCCGCCGCAGGCGAACCCCTTCGCCGCGCCCACTCAGGCGCCCAACCCCTTCGCGGCGCCGTCGTACGGTCCCGCCCACGGCGGGCAGCTGTATGGAGCCCCGGTCGGGGCGCCCGCGCAGGCGCTCGGTGACCCGTGGCCGGGCGACGGTTGGGGAAGCCCGCCGCCGGTGGCCACCGCGCCCCCCGCGGGTCCCACTGCCCCCGGGCGCAAGGGCCTGCCGCTCGGCTGGGTCGTCCTCCTCGTCGTGCTCGCCCTCGTCGCGGGCTCCGTGGGCGGGGTCGTCAGCAGCCGGGTCTTGGACGACGGCCGGCTCGCCGAGGCCGGGCTGCCCGTCGCAGTGGGCGCCGGCGCGGGGGACAGGGCGCCGGACAGCGTCGCGGGCATCGCCGCGGCGGTGCTGCCCAGCGTGGTGTCCATCCAGGTGTCCGGTCCGAACGGCACGGCGACCGGGTCCGGGTTCGTGCTGCGCCAGGACGGCTACGTGCTGACCAACCACCACGTGGTGGCCGACGCGACGGCCGCCGGAGCCACGACCGTGGTGCTGTTCGGCGATGGCACCGAGGAGTCCGCCACCGTCGTGGGCCAGACCGCCGACTACGACCTCGCGGTGCTGAAGGTCGAGCGCACCGGCCTGGCGCCGTTGGCTCTCGGCGACTCGGACCTCGCGGTGGTGGGGGACCCGGTGATCGCCGTCGGCGCCCCGCTCGGGCTCGAGGGCACGGTGACCACCGGGATCGTCAGCGCGCTGAACCGCCCGGTCTCAGCCGGCGGGGCAGACTCGGACACCGCCTTCATCAACGCCATCCAGACCGACGCGGCCATCAACCCGGGCAACTCCGGCGGCCCGCTCGTGAACGCCGCGGGCGAGGTGATCGGGGTGAACTCGGCGATCGCGCAGCCGCCCGGCTCGTTCGGAGGCGCCAGCGGCAGCATCGGGCTCGGTTTCGCGATCCCCTCGAACCAGGCCCGCCGCACGGCCGAGCAGCTCATCGAGACCGGTCGCGCCACGTACCCGATCATCGGCGTGCTGCTCGACCAGCGGTACGCCGGCGAGGGGGTGCAGGTCGCGACGGAGATGCAGGGCGGCTCCGCCCCGGTGACGCCGCGCGGGCCTGCCGACGCTGCGGGCATCCGCGAGGGCGACGTCATCCTGGCCATCGACGGCCGCCCGGTCACCGACCCCGACGAGCTCATCGTGGCCATCCGCGCGAAGACTCCCGGGGACACGGTGGTGCTGCGGGTGCGCACCGGGACCGACGAGCGCGACGTGCGCGTGGTGCTCGACGAGTCCTCCGGCTCGTGA
- a CDS encoding twin-arginine translocase TatA/TatE family subunit, whose translation MLDINGGEFILLLVVAVLVIGPERLPKYAEQLGQWARQARGFVQDTKSRVDTELGDDLKDVDWAALDPRRYDPRRIVREALLDDVAPAQSTAQRARASAAPVAAAGTSWRASTPAPAPPVAADGAPAPYDDEAT comes from the coding sequence GTGCTAGACATCAACGGCGGTGAGTTCATCCTCCTGCTGGTCGTTGCTGTCCTGGTGATCGGCCCCGAGCGCCTGCCCAAGTACGCGGAGCAGCTCGGCCAATGGGCCCGCCAGGCGCGCGGCTTCGTGCAGGACACCAAGTCGCGTGTCGACACGGAATTGGGCGACGACCTGAAGGACGTCGACTGGGCCGCCCTCGACCCGCGGCGCTACGACCCGCGGCGGATCGTGCGCGAGGCCCTGCTCGACGACGTCGCCCCCGCGCAGTCGACAGCGCAGCGGGCACGGGCCTCAGCCGCGCCGGTGGCCGCCGCCGGCACCTCCTGGCGGGCGTCGACCCCCGCTCCCGCCCCGCCCGTCGCCGCCGACGGCGCCCCCGCCCCGTATGACGACGAGGCCACCTGA
- a CDS encoding anti-sigma factor family protein has translation MTAHLGTKISALVDGQLPPGATERALAHVAGCPECAAELSAARTARSALAAACDVPPNPDLTARLLSLAGCQPAEPPTPRRDPFAQPGSSGADARAAAYTAPHAMTGDLTARRRPVRVAAAAAACVGLVCGGLFLLGDRPSVLPSSHPAQALALLGHDSAESWDQPRAAHLGLAAMLPGSSAGAAPTASEIDPSAGDLWSALSVAGWKCPVALPEGWTVTDAHVSPDGSRLEVDLAGPGMTAVLTEQPGRLDTQALEGTTQLVLGDRTLYVLSEQPWHAAWQADDLVVEVVATSGTETVHSVVAGFPGGRFDDGLQARIIRGWDTVTQALQKR, from the coding sequence ATGACCGCGCACCTGGGGACCAAGATCTCGGCGCTGGTCGACGGCCAGCTCCCGCCCGGGGCCACGGAGCGGGCCCTGGCCCACGTCGCGGGCTGCCCCGAGTGCGCGGCCGAGCTCAGCGCCGCCCGCACAGCGCGCAGCGCCCTGGCGGCCGCGTGCGACGTCCCGCCCAACCCGGACCTGACCGCCCGGCTGCTCTCCCTCGCCGGCTGCCAGCCCGCCGAGCCTCCGACGCCGCGCCGCGACCCGTTCGCACAGCCCGGCTCGTCGGGCGCCGACGCGAGGGCAGCCGCGTACACCGCTCCCCATGCGATGACCGGGGACCTGACTGCGCGCCGCCGTCCGGTGCGGGTGGCGGCCGCCGCGGCCGCGTGCGTGGGGCTCGTCTGCGGAGGGCTGTTCCTGCTGGGCGACAGGCCGTCGGTGCTCCCGTCGAGCCACCCGGCGCAGGCCCTGGCGCTGCTGGGCCACGACTCGGCGGAGTCGTGGGACCAGCCGCGCGCCGCCCACCTGGGGCTCGCCGCGATGCTCCCGGGGTCGTCTGCCGGCGCGGCCCCGACGGCCTCCGAGATCGACCCCTCCGCCGGCGACCTGTGGTCCGCCCTGAGCGTCGCGGGCTGGAAGTGCCCGGTGGCGCTCCCGGAGGGATGGACGGTGACCGACGCGCACGTCAGCCCTGACGGCTCGCGGCTCGAGGTGGACCTCGCGGGTCCGGGCATGACGGCGGTCCTCACCGAGCAGCCCGGGCGGCTCGACACGCAGGCGCTCGAGGGCACGACCCAGCTCGTTCTCGGGGACCGGACGCTGTACGTGCTCTCCGAGCAGCCCTGGCACGCTGCATGGCAGGCCGACGACCTGGTCGTCGAGGTGGTGGCCACCTCCGGCACGGAGACGGTGCACTCTGTGGTGGCCGGATTCCCCGGTGGACGTTTCGACGACGGCCTGCAGGCCAGGATCATTCGAGGATGGGACACCGTGACCCAGGCGTTGCAGAAGCGATGA